One window of Vibrio sinaloensis genomic DNA carries:
- the hupA gene encoding nucleoid-associated protein HU-alpha: protein MNKTQLIDFIAEKADLSKAQAKAALEATLDGVTDALKEGDQVQLIGFGTFKVNHRAARTGRNPKTGAEIQIAAANVPAFVAGKALKDSVK from the coding sequence ATGAACAAGACCCAATTAATCGACTTTATCGCAGAGAAAGCAGATCTATCTAAAGCACAAGCTAAAGCTGCTCTTGAAGCAACTCTTGATGGTGTGACTGATGCACTTAAAGAGGGTGACCAAGTTCAACTAATTGGTTTTGGTACATTCAAAGTTAACCACCGTGCAGCTCGTACTGGCCGCAACCCAAAAACTGGTGCTGAAATTCAAATCGCTGCTGCAAACGTACCAGCCTTCGTAGCAGGCAAAGCACTAAAAGATTCAGTAAAATAA
- the purD gene encoding phosphoribosylamine--glycine ligase — MRVLIIGSGGREHALGWKAAQNPNVETVFVAPGNAGTALEPKLENVDIGVESISELVAFAKEKQIELTIVGPEAPLVIGVVDAFREAGLPIFGPTQAAAQLEGSKAFTKDFLARHNIPTAAYANFTEIEPALAYVREQGAPIVVKADGLAAGKGVIVAMTLKEAEDAIKDMLAGNAFGEAGSRVVIEEFLDGEEASFIVMVDGASVLPMATSQDHKRVGDKDTGPNTGGMGAYSPAPVVTPEIHTRILEEVIYPTVRGMDAEGAPYTGFLYAGLMIDKDGTPKVIEYNCRFGDPETQPIMMRMESDLVELCLMAIDEKLDQAESKWDPRASIGVVLAAGGYPADYAKGDVISLPESEQDGEKIFHAGTTNNAAGEVVTNGGRVLCATALGNSVSEAQQRAYALAKQVSWNGMFHRNDIGYRAIAREQGE, encoded by the coding sequence ATGCGAGTTTTAATTATCGGCTCTGGCGGCCGTGAACACGCTTTAGGTTGGAAAGCGGCACAAAACCCAAATGTTGAAACAGTGTTCGTTGCACCAGGTAACGCAGGCACCGCTCTTGAGCCAAAGCTTGAGAACGTTGATATCGGTGTCGAAAGCATCTCTGAGTTGGTAGCTTTCGCCAAAGAGAAACAAATTGAGCTCACTATCGTAGGCCCAGAAGCGCCACTGGTTATTGGTGTAGTGGATGCGTTCCGTGAAGCTGGCTTGCCAATTTTTGGTCCAACTCAAGCGGCGGCGCAACTTGAGGGCTCCAAAGCTTTCACTAAAGACTTCTTAGCGCGCCACAACATCCCGACCGCGGCTTACGCTAACTTCACAGAGATTGAACCTGCTCTCGCTTACGTACGTGAGCAAGGCGCACCTATCGTGGTTAAGGCCGACGGCCTTGCTGCGGGTAAAGGTGTGATCGTTGCAATGACACTAAAAGAAGCCGAAGACGCAATCAAAGATATGCTGGCGGGTAACGCGTTTGGTGAAGCGGGTAGCCGAGTGGTTATCGAAGAGTTCCTTGATGGCGAAGAAGCCAGCTTCATCGTGATGGTTGATGGCGCCAGCGTACTGCCGATGGCCACCAGCCAAGACCACAAACGTGTGGGCGACAAAGATACTGGCCCTAACACTGGCGGTATGGGCGCATACTCGCCAGCTCCAGTGGTCACACCTGAAATCCATACCCGTATTCTTGAAGAAGTTATCTACCCTACCGTTCGCGGTATGGATGCAGAGGGCGCACCGTATACTGGCTTCCTCTACGCGGGGCTGATGATCGATAAAGACGGCACACCTAAAGTGATCGAGTACAACTGCCGCTTTGGTGATCCAGAAACACAACCTATCATGATGCGTATGGAATCCGATCTGGTTGAACTGTGTCTGATGGCCATCGACGAGAAGCTGGACCAAGCTGAATCTAAATGGGATCCACGTGCGTCTATTGGCGTTGTGCTAGCGGCAGGTGGCTACCCGGCTGATTACGCTAAAGGTGATGTTATTTCTCTGCCAGAGAGCGAGCAAGACGGTGAAAAGATCTTCCACGCTGGCACGACTAATAATGCTGCTGGTGAAGTTGTGACCAATGGTGGTCGCGTTCTTTGTGCAACAGCACTTGGGAACAGCGTCTCAGAAGCACAGCAACGCGCCTACGCGCTGGCTAAGCAAGTTAGCTGGAATGGCATGTTCCACCGCAATGACATCGGTTACCGAGCGATTGCACGCGAACAAGGGGAATAG
- the accB gene encoding acetyl-CoA carboxylase biotin carboxyl carrier protein, translated as MDIRKIKKLIELVEESGIAELEISEGEESVRISRNGTAAPAPVHYAAAPAPVAAPAPAAAPAAAPEAAAPAAAPVGHQVLSPMVGTFYRSPSPDSKAFVEVGQSVNAGDTLCIVEAMKMMNQIEADKSGVVTAILVEDGQPVEFDQPLVVIE; from the coding sequence ATGGATATCCGTAAAATCAAGAAGCTTATCGAATTAGTAGAAGAGTCTGGCATTGCCGAGCTAGAGATCTCTGAAGGTGAAGAGTCGGTACGCATCAGCCGTAACGGTACAGCCGCTCCAGCACCAGTGCATTACGCAGCGGCACCTGCCCCTGTAGCAGCACCAGCGCCAGCCGCGGCACCAGCAGCAGCTCCTGAAGCGGCAGCGCCTGCAGCAGCTCCAGTTGGTCATCAGGTTCTTTCTCCAATGGTCGGTACTTTCTACCGCTCTCCGAGCCCAGATTCAAAAGCCTTTGTTGAAGTGGGTCAATCTGTAAACGCTGGCGATACTCTGTGTATTGTTGAAGCAATGAAGATGATGAACCAAATCGAAGCAGACAAGTCTGGCGTTGTGACCGCTATCCTAGTTGAAGACGGCCAGCCAGTTGAATTCGACCAACCACTTGTTGTTATCGAATAA
- the purH gene encoding bifunctional phosphoribosylaminoimidazolecarboxamide formyltransferase/IMP cyclohydrolase, whose product MTNARPIRRALISVSDKTGIVEFAQALAERGVDILSTGGTARLLAEKGISVTEVSDYTGFPEMMDGRVKTLHPKVHGGVLGRRGQDDEVMQKHGINPIDMVVVNLYPFAETVAKQGCTLADAVENIDIGGPTMVRSAAKNHKDVTIVVNAHDYDRVIAEMDANDKSLTLDTRFDLAIAAFEHTAAYDGMIANYFGTMVPSYGENKEGDEESKFPRTFNQQFIKKQDMRYGENSHQDAAFYVEANPEEASVSTARQIQGKALSYNNIADTDAALECVKEFDQPACVIVKHANPCGVALGSNILEAYDRAYQTDPTSAFGGIIAFNQELDAATATAIVERQFVEVIIAPSVSAEAIEVVAAKKNVRLLECGEWTTKTTGFDVKRVNGGLLVQDRDQGMVSLDDLKVVSKRQPTEEELKDALFCWKVAKYVKSNAIVYSKGDMTIGVGAGQMSRVYSAKIAGIKAADEGLQVEGCVMASDAFFPFRDGIDAAAEAGIKCVIQPGGSMRDDEVIAAADEHGMAMIFTGMRHFRH is encoded by the coding sequence ATGACTAACGCTCGTCCTATTCGCCGCGCTTTAATTAGCGTATCAGACAAGACTGGTATCGTAGAATTTGCTCAGGCTCTTGCTGAGCGTGGCGTGGATATCCTATCCACGGGCGGCACCGCTCGCCTACTGGCAGAAAAAGGCATCTCAGTAACCGAAGTGTCTGACTACACTGGATTTCCTGAGATGATGGATGGTCGTGTTAAAACACTTCACCCTAAAGTGCACGGTGGTGTGCTAGGTCGTCGTGGTCAAGACGATGAGGTTATGCAAAAGCACGGCATCAATCCAATCGATATGGTGGTGGTTAACCTTTACCCATTCGCAGAAACCGTCGCAAAACAAGGCTGTACTCTCGCTGACGCCGTTGAGAACATCGATATCGGCGGCCCGACTATGGTTCGCTCTGCGGCGAAAAACCACAAAGATGTCACTATCGTTGTAAATGCTCACGACTATGACCGTGTTATCGCTGAGATGGACGCAAACGACAAGTCTCTTACGCTAGACACTCGTTTTGACCTAGCTATCGCAGCGTTCGAGCACACGGCGGCTTACGACGGTATGATTGCCAACTACTTCGGCACTATGGTTCCCTCATACGGAGAGAACAAGGAAGGTGATGAAGAGTCTAAATTCCCTCGCACTTTCAACCAGCAGTTCATCAAGAAACAAGATATGCGCTACGGTGAGAACAGCCACCAAGATGCTGCTTTCTACGTAGAAGCAAATCCAGAAGAAGCGTCTGTTTCAACAGCTCGTCAAATCCAAGGTAAAGCCCTTTCTTACAACAATATTGCAGATACAGACGCAGCGCTTGAGTGCGTGAAAGAGTTCGACCAGCCAGCCTGTGTCATCGTTAAGCACGCTAACCCATGTGGCGTTGCGCTAGGCAGCAACATTCTTGAAGCTTATGACCGCGCCTACCAAACCGACCCTACCTCAGCATTCGGCGGCATCATCGCCTTTAACCAAGAGCTAGACGCAGCAACAGCAACTGCGATCGTTGAGCGTCAGTTTGTCGAAGTGATCATCGCGCCATCGGTATCAGCAGAAGCAATTGAAGTGGTTGCAGCGAAGAAGAACGTTCGCCTACTAGAGTGCGGCGAGTGGACAACCAAGACAACCGGCTTTGATGTTAAGCGCGTTAACGGCGGCCTACTGGTTCAAGACCGTGACCAGGGTATGGTGAGCCTGGATGATCTAAAAGTGGTTTCTAAACGCCAGCCGACAGAAGAAGAGCTCAAAGATGCGCTATTCTGCTGGAAAGTCGCGAAATACGTGAAATCAAACGCGATTGTTTACTCAAAAGGTGACATGACAATCGGTGTCGGCGCAGGCCAAATGAGCCGCGTTTACTCTGCGAAAATCGCAGGCATCAAAGCCGCTGACGAAGGCCTACAGGTTGAAGGTTGTGTAATGGCATCGGATGCCTTCTTCCCATTCCGTGATGGTATCGATGCAGCAGCCGAAGCGGGCATTAAGTGCGTGATTCAACCGGGCGGCTCTATGCGTGATGACGAAGTTATCGCAGCAGCCGACGAGCATGGTATGGCGATGATCTTTACCGGCATGCGTCACTTCCGTCATTAA
- the fis gene encoding DNA-binding transcriptional regulator Fis, which produces MFEQNLTSEALTVTTVTSQDQITQKPLRDSVKASLKNYLAQLNGQEVTELYELVLAEVEQPLLDTIMQYTRGNQTRAATMMGINRGTLRKKLKKYGMN; this is translated from the coding sequence ATGTTCGAACAAAATCTGACTTCAGAAGCATTAACAGTAACTACAGTAACGTCACAAGACCAGATTACGCAAAAGCCTTTACGTGACTCTGTTAAAGCGTCTCTTAAAAACTACTTGGCTCAACTAAACGGCCAAGAAGTCACAGAACTATACGAATTAGTTCTAGCTGAAGTAGAACAGCCACTACTAGACACCATCATGCAATACACGCGCGGTAACCAAACTCGCGCTGCGACTATGATGGGTATCAACCGCGGTACTCTTCGCAAGAAACTGAAAAAATACGGCATGAACTAA
- a CDS encoding DUF1481 domain-containing protein codes for MKNTLFAMLVAGALAGCSSSDPQPNLDQFSDYTGGQTIGDSTSLYWYTERTTFPYSAGDYVSAGDYGWYQTDYRWSQGELRELIRQGEQLRENQELVPYRIHVRFDKGGEAIYQQYRVNGKVLPLKSDKLEWLKQEARNIPQITKVQTSDGLRLIQGYWDGSSFDTCSGRNYQRVEFNETLPSFVVNRLSTIDSYVAFIGSTRSGKITVNELLMLADDSQDCIERPSFIEE; via the coding sequence ATGAAAAACACACTTTTTGCTATGTTGGTTGCGGGCGCTTTAGCGGGTTGCTCGAGTAGCGATCCCCAGCCAAATCTTGACCAGTTTTCCGATTATACTGGCGGGCAAACTATTGGTGACTCAACTAGCTTATATTGGTACACCGAGCGAACCACTTTCCCTTACTCTGCCGGCGATTATGTGAGTGCAGGCGATTATGGCTGGTATCAAACCGATTATCGCTGGAGTCAAGGCGAGCTGCGTGAGTTAATTCGTCAAGGCGAACAACTACGCGAAAACCAAGAGTTGGTACCGTATCGTATTCATGTCCGCTTTGATAAGGGCGGAGAGGCGATTTACCAGCAGTATCGAGTTAATGGTAAAGTTCTGCCACTGAAATCAGACAAACTGGAATGGCTCAAACAAGAGGCGCGCAATATCCCGCAAATCACCAAAGTACAAACCAGTGATGGTTTACGCTTGATTCAAGGTTATTGGGATGGGTCGAGCTTTGATACCTGCTCTGGTCGAAACTATCAGCGGGTCGAGTTTAATGAGACCTTGCCGAGCTTTGTGGTTAATCGTTTATCAACTATTGATAGTTACGTCGCCTTTATTGGCTCAACCCGTTCGGGGAAAATTACCGTCAATGAGTTGCTGATGCTCGCAGACGACAGTCAAGATTGTATTGAGCGCCCAAGCTTTATCGAAGAATAA
- the zntR gene encoding Zn(2+)-responsive transcriptional regulator, whose amino-acid sequence MFQIGELAKRCQVTADTLRFYEKNQLIKPAGRSSSGYRLYNESNQQQVNFIIRAKDLGLSLEEIRELLEIRLEATEHSCAEVKAITSAKLDLIDEKIGELTRIRTALKKINDACCGHVDDDASHCSILTALASEEPQGKRQR is encoded by the coding sequence ATGTTTCAGATCGGCGAACTGGCAAAACGCTGTCAAGTTACAGCGGATACGTTGCGTTTTTACGAGAAAAACCAGCTGATTAAACCGGCAGGGCGCAGCAGTTCAGGCTATCGTCTCTACAATGAAAGCAATCAGCAGCAGGTCAACTTTATCATTCGCGCTAAAGACCTTGGCTTGAGCTTAGAAGAGATCCGCGAGTTATTGGAAATTCGTTTAGAAGCGACGGAGCATAGCTGCGCTGAAGTCAAAGCGATCACCTCGGCTAAACTGGATCTGATTGATGAGAAGATTGGTGAGTTGACCCGCATTCGTACGGCTCTAAAAAAAATCAATGATGCTTGCTGCGGACACGTCGATGATGATGCGAGTCATTGCTCGATTTTAACCGCACTGGCGAGTGAAGAACCCCAAGGAAAGCGTCAGCGTTAA
- a CDS encoding sensor domain-containing diguanylate cyclase, whose translation MIDMQKEEWLGLMLRELPDRLLIMSADGIVIDAFGEPSAGLQHQVVGQHFHQLLPQPVVERFTYQFTQALNGGTRGQLHYSLCASDQLQMSIEALEAWQEHEQRWFEANLKPITLSNGLQYVLWQEREITQSYLQQTELKKQAETDELTGILNRRAFMTHLEREFDRPQQRHLSCLMIDIDHFKEINDQVGHLSGDEVITHVAQMCKTMVRSHDHIGRLGGEEFGVILTQTNAIQAYDIAERIRDSVASTPCHVDDHVITPTVSIGIAELNAQVSSVRELMVQADKAMYYSKQTGRNQVTLYYDNLPQIKTNTKLSVNIRRAS comes from the coding sequence ATGATTGATATGCAAAAGGAAGAATGGCTAGGCTTGATGCTTAGAGAACTGCCTGATCGTCTATTGATCATGTCTGCAGATGGTATCGTCATTGATGCTTTCGGTGAGCCCTCTGCTGGTCTGCAACATCAAGTCGTGGGTCAGCATTTTCATCAACTCCTACCCCAGCCAGTGGTTGAACGCTTTACTTATCAATTTACTCAAGCTCTCAACGGTGGCACTCGCGGCCAACTTCATTACTCGCTGTGCGCGAGTGATCAACTGCAAATGTCTATCGAAGCGCTAGAGGCGTGGCAGGAGCATGAACAGCGATGGTTTGAAGCCAATTTAAAGCCAATCACCTTAAGTAACGGACTTCAGTATGTGTTATGGCAGGAGCGGGAAATAACCCAAAGCTACCTACAGCAGACTGAGCTTAAGAAGCAGGCGGAAACCGATGAGTTAACAGGCATTCTCAATCGGCGCGCGTTTATGACGCACTTAGAGCGAGAGTTTGACCGCCCTCAGCAGCGCCACCTCAGTTGCTTAATGATAGATATAGACCACTTTAAAGAGATCAACGATCAGGTGGGTCACCTTTCTGGTGATGAGGTGATTACGCATGTAGCACAAATGTGTAAAACCATGGTGCGCAGCCACGACCATATCGGTCGTCTAGGGGGAGAAGAGTTTGGTGTCATCCTAACCCAAACCAACGCCATTCAAGCCTACGACATCGCCGAGCGCATTCGTGATAGTGTGGCTTCAACGCCTTGTCATGTTGATGACCATGTGATCACTCCGACCGTGAGTATAGGTATTGCAGAGCTCAACGCTCAAGTCTCGTCGGTGCGCGAGTTAATGGTACAAGCAGACAAAGCGATGTACTACTCGAAGCAAACCGGACGAAATCAGGTCACCCTCTATTACGACAATCTGCCGCAAATCAAAACCAACACTAAGCTAAGTGTGAACATTCGTCGCGCCTCTTAA
- the dusB gene encoding tRNA dihydrouridine synthase DusB — protein sequence MKIGNYQLKNNLIVAPMAGVTDRPFRELCLRYGAGMAVSEMMSSNPKLWKTSKSKQRMVHEGESGIRSVQIAGADPQLMADAAQFSVENGAQIIDINMGCPAKKVNKKLAGSALLQYPDIIEQILRAVVDAVDVPVTLKTRTGWDTDNKNCVQIAKLAEDCGIQALALHGRTKACMYKGEAEYDSIKAVKQAVSIPVIANGDIDSPEKAKQVLEYTGADALMIGRPAQGRPWIFQEIQHFLENGTTMPELPLAEVKDILLGHVRALHAFYGEYLGPRIARKHVGWYLKEHEQASEFRRTFNALDAAPLQLEALEEYFDLA from the coding sequence TTGAAAATCGGAAATTACCAACTCAAGAATAATCTCATCGTTGCTCCTATGGCTGGGGTAACCGATAGACCGTTTAGAGAGTTGTGTCTCCGCTATGGTGCGGGAATGGCCGTCAGTGAAATGATGTCGTCCAACCCAAAACTATGGAAAACGTCTAAATCCAAGCAACGCATGGTACACGAAGGCGAATCGGGCATTCGCTCTGTACAAATCGCCGGAGCTGATCCACAACTTATGGCCGATGCTGCTCAGTTCAGTGTTGAAAACGGTGCGCAAATCATCGATATCAACATGGGTTGCCCAGCAAAAAAAGTAAACAAAAAGCTCGCGGGCTCTGCGCTGCTACAGTATCCAGACATCATTGAACAGATTCTGAGAGCAGTAGTCGACGCAGTGGATGTCCCTGTGACATTAAAAACTCGTACGGGCTGGGACACAGACAATAAAAACTGTGTTCAAATTGCGAAATTAGCCGAAGACTGCGGCATACAAGCTTTAGCGCTCCATGGGCGCACTAAGGCATGCATGTACAAAGGTGAGGCGGAATACGACAGCATTAAAGCGGTTAAGCAAGCTGTATCAATACCGGTTATCGCCAATGGTGATATCGATAGCCCAGAGAAAGCTAAGCAGGTACTGGAGTACACCGGTGCCGACGCTTTGATGATTGGACGCCCTGCCCAAGGACGTCCGTGGATTTTTCAGGAAATCCAACACTTTTTGGAAAACGGCACCACAATGCCTGAGCTTCCGCTTGCGGAAGTCAAAGACATTCTGCTCGGTCATGTTCGTGCTCTCCATGCTTTTTATGGTGAGTATTTGGGCCCAAGAATCGCGCGCAAGCACGTAGGTTGGTACCTAAAAGAACATGAACAAGCGAGTGAGTTTCGCCGTACCTTCAACGCTCTCGATGCAGCCCCGCTGCAACTTGAGGCGCTAGAAGAGTATTTTGATTTAGCCTAA
- the aroQ gene encoding type II 3-dehydroquinate dehydratase has translation MTAKSRILVLNGPNLNLLGLREPAHYGSSTLPQIIDNLTKQAHDAGVELDHLQSNREYELIEAIHAAYNQVDFIIINPAAFTHTSVALRDALLGVAIPFIEVHLSNVHAREPFRHHSYLSDKAQGVICGLGAQGYEFALSAAIKSLQAK, from the coding sequence ATGACAGCAAAATCACGCATTCTTGTCTTAAATGGTCCAAATCTAAACCTGTTAGGTCTACGTGAACCCGCTCATTACGGTTCTTCAACCCTACCACAGATTATCGACAATTTAACCAAGCAAGCTCACGACGCAGGGGTCGAGCTAGACCACCTCCAATCTAACCGTGAGTATGAGTTGATCGAAGCGATTCATGCCGCTTACAACCAAGTGGACTTTATCATCATCAACCCAGCCGCGTTCACTCACACCAGTGTCGCGCTCAGAGATGCGTTGCTTGGGGTTGCCATCCCATTTATCGAAGTGCATTTATCCAATGTGCATGCACGAGAGCCCTTTCGTCACCACTCTTACCTGTCTGATAAAGCGCAGGGGGTGATCTGCGGTCTCGGTGCGCAAGGTTACGAATTCGCTTTGTCTGCCGCAATAAAGTCGCTGCAGGCCAAGTAA
- the accC gene encoding acetyl-CoA carboxylase biotin carboxylase subunit has translation MLDKLVIANRGEIALRILRACKELGIKTVAVHSTADRDLKHVLLADEAICIGPARGIDSYLNIPRIISAAEVTGAVAIHPGYGFLSENADFAEQVERSGFIFVGPKADTIRMMGDKVSAITAMKKAGVPCVPGSDGPLDNDDAKNRAHAKRIGYPVIIKASGGGGGRGMRVVRSEAELVEAIAMTRAEAKAAFNNDMVYMEKFLENPRHVEVQVIADGQGGAIHLGERDCSMQRRHQKVVEEAPAPGITEEMRKYIGERCTRACLEIGYRGAGTFEFLYENGEFYFIEMNTRIQVEHPVTEMVTGVDLIKEQLRVAAGQPLSFTQDDIKIRGHAIECRINAEDPERFLPSPGKIERFHAPGGMGVRWESHIYTGYTVPPHYDSMIGKLITFGENRDVAIARMKNALGEMIVEGIKTNVPLQESIMNDENFQHGGANIHYLEKKLGLQ, from the coding sequence ATGCTAGATAAATTAGTCATCGCGAACCGAGGCGAGATTGCGCTTCGAATTCTTCGCGCATGTAAAGAACTCGGTATCAAAACCGTTGCGGTTCACTCAACCGCTGACCGTGACCTAAAACACGTATTGCTGGCAGACGAGGCCATCTGTATCGGTCCTGCTCGTGGTATTGATAGCTACCTAAACATCCCGCGCATCATCTCTGCTGCAGAGGTCACGGGCGCAGTCGCGATCCACCCAGGCTACGGTTTCCTTTCTGAAAACGCTGACTTTGCCGAACAAGTAGAGCGCAGTGGTTTCATCTTTGTGGGTCCGAAAGCCGATACCATCCGCATGATGGGCGACAAAGTCTCTGCGATCACCGCGATGAAAAAAGCCGGCGTCCCTTGTGTGCCAGGTTCAGATGGTCCGCTAGATAACGATGATGCGAAAAACAGAGCGCACGCTAAGCGCATCGGTTACCCAGTGATCATCAAAGCCTCTGGCGGCGGCGGCGGTCGTGGTATGCGTGTGGTTCGCTCAGAAGCTGAACTAGTAGAAGCCATTGCCATGACTCGCGCAGAAGCCAAAGCAGCGTTCAACAACGACATGGTTTACATGGAGAAATTCCTAGAAAACCCTCGTCACGTTGAAGTTCAGGTGATTGCTGACGGTCAAGGCGGCGCTATCCACCTAGGTGAACGTGACTGTTCAATGCAGCGTCGTCACCAGAAAGTGGTTGAAGAAGCACCAGCACCAGGTATCACAGAAGAGATGCGTAAGTACATCGGTGAACGTTGTACCCGCGCTTGTCTAGAAATCGGTTACCGCGGCGCAGGTACGTTTGAATTCCTCTACGAAAACGGCGAGTTCTACTTCATCGAAATGAACACTCGTATTCAGGTAGAGCACCCTGTGACTGAAATGGTCACCGGTGTAGACCTTATCAAAGAGCAGCTTCGCGTTGCCGCAGGCCAGCCTTTGTCATTCACTCAAGATGACATCAAGATTCGCGGCCACGCGATCGAGTGTCGTATCAACGCTGAAGACCCAGAGCGCTTCCTACCGTCACCAGGTAAGATTGAACGCTTCCACGCTCCAGGCGGTATGGGCGTTCGTTGGGAATCGCACATCTACACCGGCTACACAGTGCCTCCTCACTACGATTCAATGATCGGTAAACTGATCACCTTCGGTGAGAACCGTGACGTCGCGATTGCGCGTATGAAGAACGCACTCGGTGAGATGATTGTTGAAGGCATCAAGACCAACGTGCCGCTACAAGAAAGCATTATGAATGATGAAAACTTCCAACACGGTGGTGCCAACATTCATTACCTAGAGAAGAAGCTAGGGCTTCAGTAA
- the prmA gene encoding 50S ribosomal protein L11 methyltransferase, translated as MPWIQIKLNATNENAEQIGDMLMEETGALSVTFLDAHDTPVFEPLPGETRLWGDTDILALYDAEADTDFIIEQTKLSGLFAEGFAYKIEQLEDKDWEREWMDNFHPMKFGERLWICPSWREVPEPDAVNVMLDPGLAFGTGTHPTTALCLEWLEQLDLSGKTVIDFGCGSGILAIAAIKLGAEKVIGIDIDPQALLASKDNAERNGVADKLEVFLPQDQPQGLIADVVVANILAGPLRELSPIIKSLVKPNGQLAMSGVLDTQAEDVANYYRDELHIDPIKEQSEWCRISGRKQG; from the coding sequence ATGCCTTGGATTCAAATCAAACTCAATGCCACCAACGAAAACGCAGAGCAGATCGGTGATATGCTGATGGAAGAGACCGGCGCTTTGTCGGTCACCTTCCTAGATGCTCACGATACCCCCGTGTTTGAGCCACTTCCGGGAGAAACTCGCCTTTGGGGTGACACCGACATCCTCGCGCTGTATGACGCCGAAGCAGACACGGATTTCATCATCGAGCAAACCAAACTGAGCGGGCTATTCGCTGAAGGCTTTGCTTACAAAATTGAGCAGCTTGAAGATAAAGATTGGGAGCGTGAGTGGATGGATAACTTCCACCCAATGAAGTTCGGCGAGAGACTATGGATTTGCCCAAGTTGGCGTGAAGTCCCTGAGCCAGACGCTGTCAATGTGATGCTCGATCCCGGCCTGGCTTTTGGTACCGGTACCCACCCGACTACTGCACTGTGTCTGGAGTGGCTAGAGCAGCTAGACCTATCTGGAAAAACGGTGATCGACTTTGGCTGCGGCTCTGGCATTCTTGCGATCGCTGCGATCAAGCTTGGGGCTGAAAAAGTGATCGGGATCGATATCGATCCTCAAGCGCTGCTAGCGTCCAAAGACAACGCTGAGCGCAACGGTGTGGCTGACAAACTTGAAGTGTTCCTACCTCAGGATCAACCACAAGGACTGATCGCAGATGTTGTCGTGGCCAATATTCTCGCCGGTCCACTGCGTGAGCTATCGCCAATCATTAAGTCACTAGTCAAGCCAAATGGCCAGCTCGCTATGTCAGGTGTTCTTGATACGCAAGCGGAAGATGTTGCCAATTATTACCGTGATGAGCTTCACATTGATCCGATTAAAGAACAGAGTGAATGGTGCCGCATCTCGGGGCGCAAGCAAGGCTAG